In the genome of Thunnus thynnus chromosome 6, fThuThy2.1, whole genome shotgun sequence, the window TGTCTCAATATTTGGCCCGACAACGCCGCTCGGCCAGAAGCGGAGTTGTCAGCAGATATTGCGCCCACAGCAGATTATTGAGGCCGGTTGGTGGATACAGGGCCTTTGTTGCAGTGTTGTTTTACTGAGTCGAGCTGCCTGTGCTTCATTGTGCTACCGGCTGCTCTAAGCTGCATCAGTTCACATGAGTTGCTGTGGTGAAAGGGTCAGGCCTATGGGATACACAATAATATCCTGTTAGAGGAGGCTCAGGCTCTGTGTCTTCCTGGTCCCTACAGGAAAAAGACTTGATATCAATCTCCAAACACAGAGGATGAGACAGGAGCTGAGGATTATACACTGCTGCCTTAGCAACACACACGTTCATCCCTGCGCCTGTTTTCACGTCCAAGCGATTTACTTCTCATATGAGTTTTGCTTACATGATATAAACTCAGAGGCTGCTCCAGGAGTCACCCAgtttatgaacatttatgaATGTGTGGCATTGAGACAAGGCGAGCTAACAACATCCTTTAATCATGTTAGTGGCCGTAACGTTGTCTCTTATGATCTGCTGGCCTTTTTTAGGAGAAGGCTAGGGTGGTGGTGGACATGTGAGACCCAGAATAAATTAATTGACctaaaaaaaggagaaaataaaggCAGCATTTTCTGGGAAGTTCTCTCCTGCCCTAAGGCGATTTCACCAAATCAGCCACAGACCTCCTGGCCTGGTTTTAAAAGCCTCGACTTATCCCCAGATGTTATTTCCaatttgttgtcattgttttcctGTTCTGGCTGTCGTTCCTCTTtgcatcatgttttttgtttattatcagTCAGATGTTCAATGGGAAACAACAATGGGACAGAGCAGGCCATAAACATGAATTGTGCTCGCCTGTTTGTGAATGCGGCGGCGTTGCACAGGAGTCAGCAGGACCCTTGTGATCTGATGCTGCGTGGACAAGCCCAGCATTGAGACATTCTTCTACTTCAAAGCCCCCAGAGGGTTTTCTGGACACTGGTTGAATGGGGAGCTGAGGGAGGGGTTGCGTGGGGGGAACAGGTGCAGTCCACGAGTGGGGTAATTCCCGCTGCCATCTGCTTTCTTTTTCGGGGTCCGGGCTCTTTAAACGCCCTCTGACACGCCTCATGGAGACACGCTCCCCCAGCCAGCCGCGCCATGCCCCGTCACCATGGCACCGCGATTCGGATTAACCCCCGCACATGTGCCGAGTCAAGCGTGGGGGTCTGCCTCTTTTGTGATTGAGCatgggagggagaaagaggtggaggaggaggaggaggaggaggagggagatggagagctGCATGGATAAGTGTGTGAAAGGACACTCGCCACTCATTCACTTTTGTTAAGTGAAGCAGCAGGAGCGAGCATGAATGAAGCCATGTGgtagaaaaacaacaggaagaTATAGATTCCTAAAAGTGATCAATCTAACCTTCACTAATCTTATTTCAACAggtatttctaaaaaaaaacttgagagCAGACAGTCAAGATGACAGCCATCGAGAGCAAAGAGGAGATCAGTGACACTGACAGTGGGATTATCTTGCACTCTGGTAAGAGcatcacaacaaaatacaacaatacagCATCTGATCTCCATGTACATCACGGACAGATTAGGGCGGCGTAatcaatataaaacacaatcattttgtcaataaaatgtcacaaaacagcaaaaaatgtcaatcaccgtttcccaaagcccaagatgcaacgtcaaatgtcttgttttttcctaCCCAACAggccacaacccaaagatattcaggttactgtcacagagggctaaagacatcagaaaatattcacatttaagaagctggaacaagagaatttgggcattttttccttaaaatgattattcagttaTCATAATAGTCGCtgcttaattttctgtcgatcaagtaatcgactaatcgttgcagctctaatgctACTGATCTGAAAATAGTAAGCAAAGAAAATGGTGCCACATTattatatttacttattttgggggaaaaaatcctACTTTTTGACAAATTCCTCAGTCACATCCATAATcgagacaaaataaaaatggtcTAATTGGTCACAAATTGCAGTAAATTTGTTTACAGATTTTGCAGATgatgttttttaactttattatccAAAAGGGAAATTGATTCACAGTGTAGGCTCAAAAAAAgaacatacacaaacaacaaacaataagtCACAGACATGCAGTAGTCCACATATGACAGACCAAAAACCACCTGATACCACAGCTTCAGTTCTCTGCAGCACCGACCTGATATAAGTATCACATATAAGAAGTGATGTGTGGATGAGCCAAGAATTCCTCACTCATCCATAAGAAAATGATGCATCTTATTAAGTATGTTTAGGAAGCTATTCTTGATATAAAAGTGCACTATATACAGTAGAAATAGtcaattttatatttaattctaAGGCTGATACTGATGCTGATGAGCAAAGCCTGATGTGATCTTCTGTGTATGCGCACTGCAGGTCCAGACAGCCCCACATCCCCAGTGAAGGACCTGACCACCCACACCAGagccctgaaactgaagcaccAGTCTCTGGAGGAGCGTCTGGAGCTCTGCCTGCTGGAGCTCAGGAAGCTCTGCATCAGGGAGGCAGTGAGTAGCTTCTAGATGACGACAAATACGCACTAGCAAGAGTAAGAGGAACATTATGATAGCTCTAAATGAGCggttgcttttttttataatcaacacttttattttgtcttcacAGGAGCTGACTGGTAAACTGCCCTCAGACTATCCTCTGATGCCCGATGAGAAGCTGCCTCGCGTCAGGAGGAGGATCGGAGCCTCCTTCAAGCTGGACGAAGGTCTGATCCATCTGGATAAAGAGGTACAGTGTTAACTATTCTtggcgagagaaagagagtgagcaAAAGAGACTACAATTCATTAGATCAAACTAAATGTTAAAACTTGTCTTATTGTAGGATCCAGAGTTGCAAGAGCTGGAGACCGGCTTGGCTCTTCAGATGCAGATTTATCAGGCGGCCCGCAAACTCTCCCTGGAGGAGAACCTCAGCAAACCCCAGAAGAAGAGCCGTCTGCAGCAGTgcaagagggaggagaagaaagtgAAGGATCTGCAGGAGGCCGTGTTGCAGCACAGGATCAAGAGCGAGTGCAACTCACCGTGCATCAGCATCTCAACCAGCCAGAACAAAGGTGAGTGACACTGCTGCCCCCTTCAGGCCAAACTGTGCACTGCACTCATGAACGCTTGCAGTGGGTTTAAtggactttaaaaaatgtttcttttctctgtgcAGATCTGAGCATGTCTGATGACAGCTCCCTGTCTGACGTGGTGGCCCTGGATGATGGTGAGTGAGGACTGTCAGTGTTTATCATTACTGTCTTACAAACATGCTTGGATTTAGATTTAGTAGATATGTGGGTCGGATAGAAATATTCTGGAGTGGTATGATGGcacagaaattaaatgaatgtctcaaaatgtaatcatttaactttaaatttatattaaaatacaaaagtgAACCccactctgtttttttgttcctAATTGtgattttattcttatttttatgtataCAATGTGCACATTTTAGAAAACAGAGACAATGTGCTGGTTTTCTCTTTCACCTTGTGGGTAGTTTGACTGTTCTTCAGCTTGAATTCAAGCTACTGTGACATTAAAGGcttttctttaaaattattGTTGCATTCCTGCCTCATACTGATTGTTTGATGTTCTCTCCGACCATCCATAGATGTGGACTCGCCCggccctctctctcccccagtGATGGGCACGTCCTACTTGGACCCCCTCCAGCTGTCAGCCAAGACCCTGCAGTCATCCCAGCAGTCAGCGAGTCAGCTCAGTGTGGAGTATGAGCGCTCTCCCATCCAGAACTCTCCGTGGAAAGAGTCTAGTCTGGACCAGCCGTACCACAAGGCTACTAAACCTCAGTCTGCTTGCAGCAGCAGGTCCAGGTACGAGTCTAAAGTGTGATATTAGACCGTCAACATGaccaacagagagaaaacaaaatcagaaaagaaaaaatctttaCATTTCTCAGCTTCCTTTGAGAGAACAGTTTTTAGTTTGACTGTTTACAGATGAAATCTATGTTAGTGTTTTAGTTTAGCAGGACTTGATAGTCCAGATTTACATATCTCATGTCatcctttctgtttttgttgtgtgcaGTAGTCCGGTGGGAACCCAGGTGTCTGCAGAAAGCTGCAGGATTCCTCTCTCTCAGTTCATCAAGAACTCGGCGCTGCGTCACAACCACTCCACCAGCGCCCCCTCCACCCCCGAGCTGCATGTACGCCGACAGTACTCCCAGTCTTTCAGGTACACTGAGAACTCATGTCAGACACATCAAGCGTGTGATGCATAAAGAGCATAGCAGCATGTGTATGATTGTTTTACAACTGTACATGATTTGTCTCCTCAGACTTCCCAAAAGTAAGCCATCTACCGACGTGGAGTGTCTCAGCTCAGAGAACAATCGAGGGCGAGCCAGGCTGCCGCAGCGGCACTGTGCAACTGACTTCATGGTGCGTTCTCCAGAGTACTCTCCCCTGCGTCCGTACCAGTCCAGCTCTGAGGACAGCAGCTCAGAGCACTCGACCTCCTCCTACATGAGCTCGCCTGGCAGGGACGGACCCACTGACATCCCGAAGCTCTGCCCTCCACCCTATGGATTCCACTTAGGAGCGCAGAAGAAAGGGGTCTCCAACTTCCCCAGCTCACAGAAGAACACCAACCGGCTGCAGCCCAGTCCCGGCTACATCAGGGCCACAGTGGAGGACGGCCCCCTTTCCCCTCAGGATCCGGACCAGGGAAAGTGCTACCTGTCCGCCCCTCCTGTGGCATGCAGCCCTCAGCAAAGACAGTGGCAGGAGGGAGCATCGTCCCCGAGGAGAGTGTTGAAACCCCCTCCGCCTTACACCAGGCTGGTGCGAACACCCTCGCTGAAGGAGTACCCGAACCACGCCATCCGGCTGATGCCCCGGGAGATCGTGTCGGAGGAGCTGAAGTCCTGGCACCACAGGAACCAGCTCCAGAAGTTACGGCCAAGTTATGTGGAACAGAGTATCAAGAGCCCCACTTCACCTCACCTGCCGTCATTTAAACAGGTTGGTACTTAATGATCCAATAGTGAAACTCACAGTAATGTTAAAATACAGcatatgtacaatatatttatctttatgtttatgtttatgttttgcaGGGTTTGGGTAATGTGATTCTCCAGAGAGCCGCAGACGGGACTCCTGTCCAGTGGTTTGTAGCGGAGGATGCTGAAATCGTGAGCCAGGTGTAGCTGAGACGTTTCCTCCTCTGCAGGATGTTTAGTAGGATGTTCGCTCTTCCTCTCTATTTATCTCTGTATTTATTAAGTCTTTGGACTCTCTGTGAGATTGTTTGTTGATGCAGAAAACGTGGACCTATCGGTACCCCGATGagcacatttctctctcttttataaCTTAAAACTTATTGTAAGGTGTAagccagttttatttatttcaaattgttTTCTAATAGATGTTTCTAAAGTTTCTGAGGTGAATTGAGATTCATACGATTTCATAAGTGTGTCAAATGGATCTTAGGATTTAGAACAAACTTGCTGTGGTTTCAAGAATTTCTTTGTGGCTGgcacacatttttgcacataaaaTTCACCTACAAGTAGTTTTCAAATAAGTTTTCCCGTTCctaatataattttatatttatctatAATTTAAAGTTTTTCCCTACTAAAAATTTGATATATGTACCTTTGGAAATGCGTTGCTCTTTTTATATACACAGTTAAAGTTTAACATCTGTCTAGACACCATGTGAAGTAAGCTGACTCTTATTGTTTCCTATTAACTCTTAATAATTAATCACTGGTGCCTTTAACAGTGGTTTGATACATGTTCTCACTGCAGTATGGTGTTTTGTTACTAACCAAGTGATTGTAtcagttttgatattttttttgtatatttataataaaaaatatgactgaaaaagGTTTGTGGTCTTAATCTAGAAGGTGGAGGCGTTTTCTtaagtaaaatacataaaacatatgcAAGAACAACCAAAAGTGTtacatcaaaatgtttaatattcaCATACAAAGCGCTTTCTGGAATGACACAGTGTTTCAGCTTGTCTTTACAAGCACCTTGACCTTGAATATCCCTATCTGGGATAATAAAGTTTACCTTGACCTtgatttttacagtacagtacagtacacaaAATTTGAAAAACAGTATATTCCCAAAGAAGAGATCATTCCTCAAATGTGCCATCTTGAAGCTTCCACAAGAAGTAAGTCAGCGTTATGACAGAGAGAAGCACAAAGAGGTACGTGCAGAGCAGCGCCCAGCGACAGCGATACAGCCAGTGAACCAGAGGTCGTTGTCTCCACAGAGATCCACACCTGACGAGAGAAGGTCAGTCAGTGTTTGTCCGCAGGAAATAATCATCACAATGAACACCTGAAAATTATGTTGACTTACGTGCCAGGAGAGATCCGCCGGTAGATATTTGTACTCTTTTTATCTTTGTCTGCCTTTTTCTTTGATAACACAGCTTTGCCTTTGTGTCTCTGTCGCAAAGTGTCCAGAGGGGAACTGAAATAAAGACACACGTTTCCATTTTCACTATTAAATTATTCCACTACATGCAAAGTAACAAAAGGTGGACATAATTACAGAGAGCCATTTAGTAAATACCAATCTATTGAGGCCTATAATGATTTTGTTCATACTGCTGGTCACTTTTGAGGCTGCGGTTTGTACTGGTGTTAGTGGTAAATGTCCTGTTAGGTCAcaatttgctttattttctattgcaaatcaacatttttaaaaaaagattataaataCGATATTTACACTTACATgacaataacattaaaaatagcATCACTATTCTCAAAATGGACAAATAAACTCCTGAGAGTATGTATGAGGGTCTGTGAtgatttttgatgttttgagaTCTGGTCTCGTCACAATCCTTCATGTTTCTAACTGAAGCATCAACAAACAGACAACAACTATCTGGCATCTTTGGATGTCGCCTTAAAAACTAAACCGAACTCTACTTAATATTATGATTCAATGATGGTTTGACCTCTATCGGAAAGAACACATTTAGTTAAATATGAAATGatctatttagcatttataattaGTATATAACATTTGATAACTGGTTAATAACAGagtataatgtagttgtaagcagatttAAgcgtttattaatgtatttgtcaacaactataatTCCTCCTGTGGACATCCATGTGTGGATTCtggtatataatatatataataatatataatatataatataatatataaataatataatataaatcagTATAAAATcaaaggacctgtaaaataaagcatcacCACAGATAATGAAcaacaatatagtaaaacacagctgcaaTAATATGAATACGTCTGTACAggagaagctgaaactgaaGACAAAAACTGTTCATtaaaatgcacttaaaatgtccttatatctgtttctaactacattataatgtgttataaaccgtttattaaatgtttatgtacTGCTTAGGAAcgctaaatagggggacttaaagtgtTACTGATGAAACTTATACTGCTGCCTTTGTAATCTGTAATCATGtaactaatgacattaatgatggctgttaataactaattaatgttattagttacacatgtgcttttcctgccATGAGACATAATAACATCTAAAAAAGATCTATTGTTATTTATAGTAGTTGATTTCTGAATCGCTACTGTGGGCAAACACTGTAAGTGAGTAATGTGGAAGAATAAAATGACAACATACACCAAACAGAAATATTTCActgtcaaacaaacacaggaaggaaaaaacaacataatgagCTTCAGATAATTGTTATTTACTTTAGGATCATGTGTCgtgctgtgtttctgttatGTGAGTCCGAGCCATACTTTTTGTTCTGTATCTTCCTGGTGGCCACTTGCTTTGGTGGAGGGCACTCTGGCTCGGGGACGGGAGGGGGGTCTGGAGGAAGCTGAGCAGCTGGAGCTTCTGGTGGGGCTTCAACTGGATTAAGTGGCCTGTAAAAACCACAGAAAAGAGAAATCAGGTGATGTACTCCATAACCACGTGGTCCGGATATGAAACATAAACTCTGAGTCTGTAGTTGACCTTTCCTCCGCTGTGTGGCTCTCATCCTTGGTGATGGCGCAGACGCTGGACTCGGGGCTCGGTGTTGGAGACGGGCAGGCGGGGGAGGACGTCTTGCTGGAACCTGCTGCCAGCTTCGTCAAGTCTCGCTTTGTCTTCTCCTGTCGAGACAAAGAGGAAGTTTGGCTTTTTGGATGATAACTTTAAGGCCTGGATGTAGAGAGGATGTAAAGAAACTGAGAGAGCTCACTAAAGACACCTTCTTACCTGGAATTGTATTGGAATCAATGATATACTGACCCTTCGACGAATGCAGGGctaaaagaaaaagtgagaggaGAATCTAAATGTAGACAGACTGATGTGACAGAAAGGTAACAGCACATACAGCATATTAAACTGTACAACAAGCCAAATATCTGCATACCTGAGAGCTTCTCATTCTGCTCTCACCGTCCTCTGGCTCTAGAAGAAGAGATCCAGATGTCAGTCACGATGTTGCACATTACAAGCAGAACAAGACAAATACCACGAGACACGTGATGAGAAACCTGGTGAAGCTCTGCTGTCGATGGCGTTCTTGAAGGGGTTCATCTTCTTGAGCTCCTCCAGCTCCGCCATGTTTCTGTCATGTCGCCTCCTCAGATTCTCCACGTGAGCCACCATGAGCTCGACTGCCCGACTCACTCGAGCCTCCTACCAAAGATGGAAAATATAATGACATAAACTCACTGCATGGACTTAATAAGTAAGACTACAGTGCAATAAGGGGCACTAACAGAAAGATCTAAGTTGTTAATAATAGATTTACAAATGTATAGTATAATTTATAATGTGCTACAGTTTAATAATTGAAGCAATGGAAATAGATATTTTGGGTTGTGAGGCCACATCGTCGAGTGTAGAAACACTCAGgcacatctgtttttttcaggTGCTGAGcccaaaatatgaaaatgtagaCTGACATGGTTTATATCCTCTGACAGCAAGACCATGAAGGGAGATCTCTCCTCAGACTGCTTTTTATCTGGAATAAGTCTGCAAAACATCTGGACTCAGAGTTTTCATTTGTTCATGATGtaccaacattttaaaatcctggcttattattattttgtctttttgaacactgccaattaattaattaacc includes:
- the inavaa gene encoding innate immunity activator protein, with the translated sequence MTAIESKEEISDTDSGIILHSGPDSPTSPVKDLTTHTRALKLKHQSLEERLELCLLELRKLCIREAELTGKLPSDYPLMPDEKLPRVRRRIGASFKLDEGLIHLDKEDPELQELETGLALQMQIYQAARKLSLEENLSKPQKKSRLQQCKREEKKVKDLQEAVLQHRIKSECNSPCISISTSQNKDLSMSDDSSLSDVVALDDDVDSPGPLSPPVMGTSYLDPLQLSAKTLQSSQQSASQLSVEYERSPIQNSPWKESSLDQPYHKATKPQSACSSRSSSPVGTQVSAESCRIPLSQFIKNSALRHNHSTSAPSTPELHVRRQYSQSFRLPKSKPSTDVECLSSENNRGRARLPQRHCATDFMVRSPEYSPLRPYQSSSEDSSSEHSTSSYMSSPGRDGPTDIPKLCPPPYGFHLGAQKKGVSNFPSSQKNTNRLQPSPGYIRATVEDGPLSPQDPDQGKCYLSAPPVACSPQQRQWQEGASSPRRVLKPPPPYTRLVRTPSLKEYPNHAIRLMPREIVSEELKSWHHRNQLQKLRPSYVEQSIKSPTSPHLPSFKQGLGNVILQRAADGTPVQWFVAEDAEIVSQV
- the si:ch211-163l21.11 gene encoding inositol 1,4,5-triphosphate receptor associated 1, encoding MNAQPEAATNTYNLPTMADSDDSEDEIGQEEPPITSWNELSIIERVGLNSVEMSEKDLETAFSQIALAFRCDQYTLKQRLQAEEHARNLAEENIQLELTRGRETLETLKGLCLDSKRSTILQRLELSLDILGGTVERISNTAEVLGAVHQEARVSRAVELMVAHVENLRRRHDRNMAELEELKKMNPFKNAIDSRASPEPEDGESRMRSSQPCIRRRVSISLIPIQFQEKTKRDLTKLAAGSSKTSSPACPSPTPSPESSVCAITKDESHTAEERPLNPVEAPPEAPAAQLPPDPPPVPEPECPPPKQVATRKIQNKNSPLDTLRQRHKGKAVLSKKKADKDKKSTNIYRRISPGTCGSLWRQRPLVHWLYRCRWALLCTYLFVLLSVITLTYFLWKLQDGTFEE